In one window of Leptospira sp. WS92.C1 DNA:
- the cas1 gene encoding type V CRISPR-associated endonuclease Cas1 has protein sequence MLSLPDFREKNIIISFPSDGQSISFKNDNLIIKDGENNTILQTSCHRIFSVMIVGGTSITSGIIERSKKFGFSIYLMSYGMKPIGVWNSSAEGNFLLRQKQYLYSNTDIALHLVKNKIQNQIALLKSIRSKTNRVKDAIVSLESYKEKSENDLKFILGMEGISSRVFFRAWFEEMDWKGRKPRSKIDPTNTILDIGYTYLFYFLESMLNLYGFDIYKGVYHQNFYQRKSLVCDLVEPFRCIIDRRIKSAYGLNQIQEKDFTHNKGQWFLKIDQNKKYSQWIVQEILKYKESIFQYVQEYYRAFMRNKSIQEFPVFEIIPKE, from the coding sequence ATGCTAAGTTTGCCAGACTTCAGAGAGAAGAATATTATAATATCCTTTCCCAGTGATGGGCAATCCATTTCGTTTAAAAATGATAATTTGATCATCAAAGACGGAGAAAACAATACTATTTTACAAACTTCTTGTCATCGAATTTTTTCCGTTATGATTGTGGGTGGAACTAGTATTACTTCTGGAATCATTGAACGAAGTAAAAAATTTGGATTCTCAATCTATTTAATGTCTTACGGCATGAAGCCTATCGGAGTATGGAATTCTTCCGCCGAAGGGAATTTTCTCTTAAGACAAAAACAATACCTATATTCTAATACGGATATCGCTCTTCATCTCGTTAAGAATAAAATTCAAAACCAAATCGCACTACTCAAATCCATTCGATCTAAAACGAACCGAGTGAAGGATGCAATCGTAAGTCTTGAAAGTTACAAAGAAAAATCGGAAAACGATTTAAAGTTTATTTTGGGAATGGAAGGGATCTCTTCTCGGGTATTTTTCCGAGCTTGGTTTGAAGAAATGGATTGGAAAGGAAGAAAGCCCAGGTCTAAAATAGATCCAACGAATACGATCTTAGATATCGGCTATACGTATCTTTTTTACTTTTTGGAATCGATGTTAAATCTTTATGGTTTCGATATCTACAAAGGAGTGTATCATCAAAATTTTTATCAGAGGAAATCGTTAGTTTGTGACCTGGTTGAACCGTTTCGTTGCATTATTGATAGGCGAATCAAATCAGCGTACGGACTCAATCAAATCCAAGAAAAGGATTTTACACATAACAAAGGACAATGGTTTCTTAAAATTGATCAGAATAAAAAATACAGCCAATGGATTGTTCAAGAAATACTGAAATACAAAGAATCCATCTTTCAATATGTTCAAGAATACTATAGAGCATTTATGCGAAACAAATCTATTCAGGAATTTCCGGTTTTTGAAATTATACCTAAGGAGTAA
- a CDS encoding homocysteine S-methyltransferase family protein: protein MIQYRNNLPQLSDDLFLTDGGLETTLIFHKGWELPHFAAFDLLKHDKGQKAIREYFHQYLAIALENKIGFILESPTWRSSEDWGQRLGYSVDQLAQANANSIQLMREVRDEYQNQKTKIVISGCIGPRGDGYDPKFRMSSDEAERYHSVQASQFKNSHADMITAITMNYVEEAIGITKAAKANGMPVAISFTVETDGRLPTGQTLRDAIEQVDQATQNAPAYYMLNCAHPSHFEDILLSGESWSKRIKGLRANASRKSHAELNESETLDEGNPQELGLQYKEIRKSMSHLNVLGGCCGTDHRHIGEICKACLN from the coding sequence ATGATTCAGTATCGAAATAACCTACCGCAGCTTTCGGACGATTTATTTTTAACCGACGGCGGTCTTGAAACTACTTTGATTTTTCATAAAGGCTGGGAACTTCCCCATTTTGCCGCTTTTGATTTACTAAAACATGACAAGGGACAAAAAGCGATTCGAGAGTATTTTCACCAATATCTTGCAATTGCTCTCGAAAATAAAATAGGATTTATTTTGGAAAGCCCGACTTGGCGATCTAGCGAGGATTGGGGTCAAAGATTGGGTTATTCCGTCGATCAATTGGCTCAAGCCAACGCGAATTCGATTCAATTGATGCGAGAGGTTCGAGACGAATATCAAAATCAAAAGACAAAGATTGTGATCAGCGGGTGTATTGGTCCTAGAGGAGACGGGTATGATCCGAAATTTCGGATGAGTAGCGATGAAGCAGAGCGCTATCATTCGGTTCAAGCAAGTCAATTTAAGAACTCTCATGCGGATATGATTACGGCGATTACGATGAATTATGTGGAAGAGGCGATCGGAATCACAAAGGCGGCGAAAGCAAATGGAATGCCGGTGGCGATTTCCTTCACCGTAGAAACCGACGGTCGATTGCCAACCGGGCAGACTCTTCGAGATGCGATCGAACAAGTTGATCAGGCGACTCAAAATGCTCCTGCTTACTATATGCTCAATTGCGCGCATCCTTCTCATTTTGAAGACATTCTACTTTCAGGAGAATCTTGGTCGAAGAGAATCAAAGGGCTCAGAGCAAATGCTTCTCGTAAGAGTCATGCTGAACTTAACGAATCGGAAACGTTAGACGAAGGAAACCCGCAGGAATTGGGTCTTCAGTATAAAGAGATCAGAAAAAGTATGAGTCATTTAAACGTCTTAGGCGGATGTTGTGGAACGGATCATCGACACATCGGAGAAATTTGCAAGGCTTGCCTCAACTGA
- the cas4 gene encoding type V CRISPR-associated protein Cas4 yields METYIPISYLNDFIFCPRSIYFHQVHGSLSQSMYHAKPQIAGKAVHESIDKGTYTTSQNVLIGMDLYSDRYGLQGKIDLFFIDSGLLLERKNQITKIYDGYVYQVYAHFFALEELGYQVKEIKIHDRTHNRSYR; encoded by the coding sequence ATGGAAACCTACATTCCCATATCCTATTTGAATGACTTTATCTTCTGCCCAAGATCCATCTACTTTCATCAAGTACATGGATCCCTAAGTCAGAGTATGTACCACGCCAAGCCGCAAATAGCCGGCAAAGCGGTACATGAGTCTATAGATAAAGGAACTTATACTACAAGCCAAAATGTATTGATTGGGATGGATTTGTATTCGGATCGGTACGGGCTTCAAGGTAAAATCGATCTTTTTTTCATCGATTCCGGGTTGTTGTTGGAACGTAAGAATCAAATTACTAAAATTTATGATGGATATGTGTATCAAGTTTATGCACATTTCTTTGCTCTGGAAGAATTGGGTTATCAAGTAAAGGAAATTAAGATTCACGATAGGACTCACAATCGATCGTACCGGTAG
- the cas2 gene encoding CRISPR-associated endonuclease Cas2, producing MLLISYDIHQTKLRTKFSKFLKKYGERLQYSVFEIKNSDRVLENIQTQIKYYFEKRFSQDDSIIIFQMSKQCKITRYGYAKNQESDVLIV from the coding sequence ATGCTTTTAATTTCCTACGACATACATCAAACGAAATTACGAACTAAATTCTCAAAATTTCTGAAAAAATATGGAGAAAGACTGCAATACTCGGTTTTCGAGATCAAAAACAGTGACCGTGTATTGGAAAATATACAAACTCAGATAAAATATTATTTTGAAAAAAGATTTTCGCAGGATGATAGTATCATAATCTTTCAGATGAGCAAACAATGCAAAATTACCAGATATGGATATGCCAAAAACCAAGAATCTGATGTATTGATCGTCTAA
- a CDS encoding IS256 family transposase produces the protein MSKPKNRAEELLDELIKGKTPEELIGNEGLLKQLTKSLVERAMEGEMTHHLGYEKNASTGNNSGNSRNGKSSKKLKGDFGSIDLEVPRDRNGSFEPQIIQKGQTRFTGFDEKIISMYSRGMTTREISGHLKEIYQVEVSADLISQVTDSVMETVIEWQNRPLDKVYPILIMDALIVKVRDGNHVVNKAFYLALGINLQGTKEILGIWVERTEGAKFWLQILTDLKNRGVEDILIACVDGLKGFPDTIISVFPNAQVQLCIVHMVRNSLKWVSYKQKKELVIDLKAIYKSPSEEIAKKSLDDFSAKWDSQYPMISKSWRSNWESVIPFLAYPPNIRKAIYTTNAIESMNMGLRKIIKNRGSFPTDEAAVKLLYLALNNMSKKWTMPIQDWGKAMNQFSIIFGDRLKLDSF, from the coding sequence ATGAGCAAACCAAAGAATCGAGCTGAAGAACTTCTCGATGAGTTAATCAAAGGTAAGACCCCGGAAGAGCTGATCGGAAACGAAGGACTTTTAAAACAACTCACCAAATCGCTTGTTGAACGAGCGATGGAAGGAGAGATGACACATCACCTTGGATATGAGAAGAACGCCTCGACTGGCAATAACTCAGGCAATTCTCGAAATGGAAAAAGTAGCAAAAAGCTCAAAGGAGACTTTGGCTCTATCGATTTGGAAGTTCCTCGAGATAGGAACGGAAGTTTCGAACCTCAGATCATTCAGAAAGGACAGACACGCTTTACGGGATTCGATGAAAAGATCATCTCGATGTATTCTCGTGGAATGACAACTCGAGAAATTTCCGGACATCTCAAAGAAATCTACCAAGTCGAAGTCTCAGCGGATCTAATTTCTCAAGTAACGGATTCCGTAATGGAAACGGTGATCGAGTGGCAGAACCGCCCCTTGGACAAAGTGTATCCGATTCTCATTATGGATGCGCTGATCGTGAAGGTAAGAGATGGCAATCACGTCGTGAACAAAGCCTTTTATTTGGCTTTAGGAATCAATCTACAGGGCACAAAGGAGATTCTTGGGATCTGGGTAGAAAGAACCGAAGGAGCAAAGTTCTGGCTTCAGATTTTAACCGATTTAAAGAATCGAGGAGTCGAAGATATTTTAATCGCTTGTGTCGACGGACTAAAAGGATTTCCGGATACGATCATATCAGTCTTTCCTAATGCACAAGTTCAGCTTTGTATCGTTCATATGGTGAGGAATTCTTTGAAATGGGTTTCTTACAAACAGAAGAAAGAGTTGGTAATCGACCTAAAGGCCATCTACAAATCTCCATCGGAAGAGATCGCAAAGAAAAGCCTTGATGATTTTTCTGCCAAGTGGGACAGTCAGTATCCGATGATCAGCAAGTCCTGGAGAAGTAATTGGGAATCGGTGATTCCTTTTTTGGCTTACCCACCTAATATTCGTAAGGCGATATACACTACAAACGCTATCGAATCTATGAATATGGGTCTAAGAAAAATAATCAAGAATCGGGGATCCTTTCCTACCGATGAGGCGGCAGTCAAGCTTCTCTATTTAGCGTTGAATAATATGTCTAAAAAATGGACCATGCCGATTCAAGATTGGGGAAAAGCAATGAATCAGTTTTCAATTATTTTCGGAGATCGATTGAAATTAGATTCGTTTTAA